A portion of the Clostridium gelidum genome contains these proteins:
- the rpsB gene encoding 30S ribosomal protein S2: MSVISMKQLLEAGVHFGHQTRRWNPKMAQYIFTERNGIYIIDLQKTVKKAEEAYNFIKQVSEEGKDVLFVGTKKQAQEAIHDEAIRSNMHFVNNRWLGGMLTNFQTIKGRIRKLEQIEKMQEDGTFEVLPKKEVIKLKAQMEKLTTNLGGIRNLDVENVGAMFIVDPRKEKNAILEARILGIPVVAIVDTNCDPEEVDYVIPGNDDAIRAVKLITAKMADAIMEGRQGEELAE; this comes from the coding sequence ATGTCAGTAATATCAATGAAACAATTATTAGAAGCAGGTGTACATTTCGGCCACCAAACAAGAAGATGGAACCCTAAGATGGCTCAATACATCTTCACAGAAAGAAATGGGATCTATATAATAGATCTTCAAAAAACAGTTAAGAAGGCTGAAGAAGCTTATAACTTTATTAAACAAGTATCTGAAGAAGGAAAAGATGTACTTTTTGTTGGAACTAAGAAGCAAGCTCAAGAAGCAATTCATGACGAAGCTATAAGAAGTAACATGCATTTCGTAAATAACAGATGGTTAGGTGGAATGTTAACAAACTTCCAAACTATCAAAGGTAGAATAAGAAAATTAGAACAAATAGAAAAAATGCAAGAAGATGGAACTTTTGAAGTTCTTCCTAAGAAGGAAGTTATAAAGCTTAAGGCACAAATGGAAAAGCTTACAACTAATCTTGGTGGTATTAGAAACTTAGACGTTGAAAATGTTGGAGCAATGTTTATCGTTGATCCAAGAAAAGAAAAGAACGCTATATTAGAAGCTAGAATTTTAGGAATACCAGTAGTTGCCATTGTAGATACTAACTGTGATCCAGAAGAAGTTGATTATGTTATTCCAGGTAATGATGATGCTATTAGAGCTGTTAAATTAATAACTGCTAAAATGGCTGATGCTATTATGGAAGGAAGACAAGGCGAAGAATTAGCTGAATAA
- the codY gene encoding GTP-sensing pleiotropic transcriptional regulator CodY: MSSLLSKTRMLNKILLRSGTEPLAFQDICTLLSEVLECNAYIISRKGKVLGYTFGKDFECEAMEKKVIEDKKFPEDYNKSLLQVNETLANLPNEGRCVFQEIGNCKKVDKLSTIVPIIGSRERLGTLILARFGTSFTDEDLVLVEYSATIVGMEMIRAMQDEIAEETRKKAVVQLAIGTLSYSELEAVEHIFEELNGSEGLLVASKIADKVGITRSVIVNALRKFESAGVIESRSLGMKGTYIKILNEKLTEELKKIK; the protein is encoded by the coding sequence ATGTCATCATTATTAAGTAAAACTAGAATGTTAAATAAGATTTTGCTGAGGTCTGGTACAGAACCTTTGGCATTCCAAGATATATGTACATTATTAAGTGAAGTTCTTGAATGTAATGCATACATAATAAGTAGAAAAGGAAAAGTACTTGGCTATACGTTTGGTAAGGATTTTGAATGTGAAGCTATGGAGAAAAAGGTAATAGAAGATAAAAAATTTCCTGAAGATTACAATAAATCACTTTTGCAAGTTAATGAGACATTGGCAAATCTTCCTAATGAAGGTAGATGTGTATTCCAAGAAATTGGTAACTGTAAAAAAGTAGATAAATTATCGACAATAGTTCCGATTATAGGAAGTAGAGAAAGATTAGGGACATTAATATTAGCTAGATTTGGGACCTCTTTTACAGATGAAGATTTAGTGTTAGTAGAATATAGTGCAACAATTGTAGGAATGGAAATGATTAGAGCTATGCAAGATGAAATTGCAGAAGAAACTAGAAAAAAAGCAGTTGTTCAATTGGCAATAGGAACTCTTTCTTATTCTGAGCTAGAAGCTGTTGAACATATATTTGAAGAACTAAATGGAAGTGAAGGATTGTTAGTAGCTTCAAAGATAGCAGATAAAGTGGGAATAACTAGAAGTGTTATAGTAAATGCACTCAGAAAGTTTGAGAGTGCTGGAGTGATTGAATCTAGATCTCTTGGCATGAAAGGAACTTATATAAAGATATTAAATGAAAAATTAACAGAAGAATTAAAAAAGATTAAATAA
- the topA gene encoding type I DNA topoisomerase, protein MGQKLVIVESPAKAKTIAKYLGKNYIVEASMGHVRDLPKSRLGVDIDNNYTPKYINIRGKGELIDKLRKAAKKADKVYLATDPDREGEAISWHLANILKISEDETCRIVFNEVTKTAVKASIKEARKIDLDLVDAQQARRILDRLVGYEISPILWKNVKWGLSAGRVQSVALKLICDREKEINEFIPKEYWSIDCMLKKEKKKFPARLSTYKGKKIEIENEELSNRIVSELEGGNFIVKNIKKGKKNRNPLPPFTTSTLQQEANKKLNFMTKRTMSIAQGLYEGVEIKGYGTVGLITYMRTDSVRISEEAQTKTKEFIENTYGEKYVPSSPRIYKGKKNIQDAHEAIRPTYVEITPQIAKENLNAEQFKLYSLIWNRFVASQMASCELNTNSIDILNGDYKFKASGSIISFDGFMKIYEYSNEDDESSVLLPDLEEDEELKTDSLKGTQHFTQPLPRYTEASFVKLLEEKGIGRPSTYVPTISTILGRNYVIREKKNLLPTELGDIVNNIVSEYFKQIVDVDFTADMEKKLDDVEEGSENWTKIVGEFFDPLKIAIEKAEKEISKVVIEDKVSDVKCEKCGRMMVIKRGRFGEFLACPGYPECKNAKPIVEELDVPCPECGKTIVAKKSKKGKKFFGCSGYPECKFVSWYEPVKEKCPNCNSYMVLKYSKTKGKYIQCSNSECNYKEELKKDITEDEEK, encoded by the coding sequence ATGGGACAAAAACTTGTAATTGTTGAATCACCGGCAAAAGCAAAAACAATCGCAAAATATTTGGGAAAAAATTATATAGTAGAAGCATCAATGGGGCATGTAAGAGATTTACCTAAGAGTAGATTGGGCGTTGATATAGATAATAACTATACTCCTAAATATATAAACATTAGAGGAAAGGGAGAATTAATAGATAAATTAAGAAAAGCTGCTAAAAAAGCAGATAAAGTTTATCTAGCTACCGATCCAGATCGTGAAGGAGAAGCTATTTCATGGCACTTAGCTAATATTTTAAAAATTTCAGAAGATGAAACATGTAGAATTGTATTTAATGAAGTTACAAAGACTGCTGTAAAGGCATCTATAAAAGAAGCAAGAAAAATTGATTTAGATTTAGTAGATGCACAACAAGCAAGAAGAATATTAGATAGGCTAGTTGGTTATGAAATAAGTCCAATCTTATGGAAAAATGTAAAATGGGGACTTAGTGCAGGCAGAGTACAATCAGTAGCTTTGAAATTAATATGTGATAGAGAAAAGGAAATAAATGAATTCATTCCCAAGGAGTACTGGTCTATAGATTGTATGCTGAAAAAAGAAAAAAAGAAGTTTCCAGCGAGACTTTCAACATATAAAGGAAAAAAGATTGAAATTGAAAATGAAGAATTGTCAAATAGAATTGTAAGTGAACTTGAAGGTGGAAACTTTATTGTAAAAAACATAAAGAAAGGTAAGAAAAATAGAAATCCACTTCCGCCGTTCACAACAAGTACACTTCAACAAGAAGCAAATAAAAAATTAAATTTTATGACTAAAAGAACTATGTCTATAGCACAAGGACTTTATGAAGGTGTAGAAATAAAAGGTTATGGAACAGTAGGCTTGATAACATACATGAGAACGGACTCGGTAAGAATTTCTGAAGAAGCACAAACTAAAACTAAAGAATTTATTGAAAATACTTATGGCGAAAAATATGTACCGAGTTCTCCAAGAATATATAAAGGTAAAAAGAATATTCAAGATGCCCATGAAGCAATAAGACCTACTTATGTTGAAATTACACCACAAATTGCAAAAGAAAACTTGAATGCAGAACAATTTAAATTATATTCATTAATATGGAACAGGTTTGTGGCAAGTCAAATGGCATCATGTGAACTAAATACAAATTCAATAGATATATTAAATGGGGATTATAAATTTAAAGCATCAGGTTCAATAATTTCTTTTGATGGTTTTATGAAAATATATGAATATTCAAATGAAGATGACGAAAGTTCAGTATTATTACCAGATTTAGAAGAGGATGAAGAACTTAAAACAGATTCACTTAAAGGGACTCAACATTTTACTCAACCGCTACCTAGATACACTGAAGCATCATTTGTTAAATTGTTAGAAGAAAAAGGAATAGGTAGACCGAGTACTTATGTACCAACTATTTCAACTATACTTGGAAGAAACTATGTTATCCGTGAAAAGAAGAACTTATTACCCACGGAACTTGGAGATATAGTAAATAATATCGTAAGTGAATATTTTAAACAAATAGTAGACGTAGATTTTACAGCGGATATGGAGAAAAAGCTTGATGATGTAGAAGAGGGATCTGAAAATTGGACTAAAATAGTTGGAGAGTTTTTTGATCCATTAAAAATTGCAATTGAGAAAGCGGAAAAAGAAATATCGAAGGTTGTAATTGAAGATAAGGTCAGCGATGTAAAATGTGAAAAATGTGGACGTATGATGGTAATTAAAAGAGGTAGATTTGGTGAATTTTTAGCATGCCCAGGATATCCAGAATGTAAAAATGCTAAACCTATAGTTGAAGAATTAGATGTACCGTGTCCAGAGTGTGGAAAAACTATTGTAGCTAAGAAAAGCAAAAAGGGAAAGAAATTTTTTGGATGCTCAGGATATCCAGAGTGCAAGTTTGTAAGTTGGTATGAACCAGTAAAAGAAAAATGTCCTAATTGTAATTCTTATATGGTATTGAAATATTCAAAGACAAAAGGAAAGTATATACAATGCTCAAATAGTGAATGTAATTATAAAGAAGAATTAAAAAAGGATATAACAGAAGATGAAGAAAAGTAA
- the dprA gene encoding DNA-processing protein DprA, producing the protein MDYDLWLILVNISNFRKKKLIDTYKSAKNVYNNFEEILKENKIISKKLNNFQKDDLYYETINLKETLFKKKIGYITYANPLYSEKLSGILDSPYFLFYRGNIDLINKKSIGVVGARKCSNYGLAATKLLTKELITNNITLISGGARGIDSIAHKTALENNGYNISVLGCGIDITYPSENEGLFSKIAENGVVISEFLLGTPPLKDNFPRRNRIISGLSEGVIVVEASEKSGSLITARLALQQQKTVMAVPGSIFYSGARGSNKLLRDGAVICTDVEDLRVTLSLEHVHIKPMKFTPEKNEILDMITDSPVHIDDIFKNTSVDRGALYALLFEMQIKSEIICLPGNYYVRTI; encoded by the coding sequence ATGGATTATGATTTATGGTTAATACTTGTTAATATATCAAACTTTCGAAAGAAAAAGTTAATTGATACATATAAAAGTGCAAAAAATGTATATAATAATTTTGAAGAAATATTAAAAGAAAATAAAATAATATCAAAAAAATTAAATAATTTTCAAAAAGATGATTTGTACTATGAAACTATAAATCTCAAAGAAACATTATTTAAAAAAAAAATCGGTTATATTACATACGCCAATCCTTTATATAGTGAGAAATTAAGTGGGATTTTAGATTCGCCATATTTTCTGTTTTATAGGGGAAATATAGATCTCATAAATAAGAAATCTATAGGAGTTGTAGGGGCAAGAAAATGCTCAAATTATGGATTGGCTGCAACAAAGCTCTTGACAAAGGAGCTTATTACTAATAATATAACGCTTATAAGTGGAGGCGCAAGAGGAATAGATTCCATTGCACATAAAACAGCTTTGGAGAATAATGGATATAACATATCCGTATTAGGTTGTGGAATAGACATAACGTATCCATCTGAAAACGAAGGTTTGTTTTCAAAGATAGCAGAAAATGGCGTAGTAATTTCTGAATTTTTACTTGGTACACCACCATTAAAAGATAATTTTCCTAGGAGAAATAGAATAATTAGTGGGCTTAGCGAAGGTGTAATAGTAGTAGAAGCGTCAGAAAAAAGTGGATCATTAATAACAGCAAGATTAGCATTACAGCAACAAAAGACAGTTATGGCTGTACCTGGTTCCATATTTTATAGTGGAGCAAGGGGTTCTAATAAATTGCTTAGAGATGGTGCTGTAATTTGTACAGATGTAGAAGATTTAAGAGTTACACTTAGCTTAGAACATGTTCACATTAAACCTATGAAGTTTACACCAGAAAAAAATGAAATATTAGATATGATAACAGATTCACCAGTTCATATAGATGATATTTTTAAAAATACGTCTGTAGATAGAGGTGCTTTATATGCATTACTATTTGAAATGCAGATAAAAAGTGAAATTATTTGTTTACCTGGAAATTACTATGTGAGAACAATTTAA
- a CDS encoding YifB family Mg chelatase-like AAA ATPase has translation MAVKIISATHNGLEGFLINVEVDICKGLPVFNIVGLPDASVKEAKERVRAAITNCGFEFPLGRITINLAPADVRKIGSLLDLPIALGILMESNQIFRKDMKEYIVFGELSLFGELKGIKGTIPIIIEGVKEKINKFIFPYDNVEESYYFEGGEYYPLKTLKEVISYITYEDVLPYEADNEIKVYESDDSLDYGGIIGQYSSKRALEIAAAGNHNVILYGEPGCGKTMLAKALISILPSLSQEELIEIAKIYSASGLITKTSHISRPFRSPHHTTTRVALIGGGKEIKPGEITLAHNGILFLDEILEFKKEALESLREPLEEKYVNINRISGSYQMPANFLLIGAFNPVENNQDKECSEDNYYLNTKIKKYSKKFSSALLDRIDILNYVPRLNYDEIKNERDTYDSKIMRENVLRARLIQKERFKNTAYKYNSDIKGKNIFEICRVNNKCTEILKHYYNDCNVSLRGYGKVIKLSRTIADIENEKDILEGHLLEAFSYRKNINGEII, from the coding sequence ATGGCAGTAAAAATAATTAGTGCAACGCACAATGGTTTAGAAGGTTTTTTAATAAACGTTGAGGTAGATATATGTAAGGGCTTGCCGGTATTTAATATAGTCGGACTTCCAGATGCCTCAGTAAAAGAAGCTAAAGAGAGAGTTAGAGCAGCAATTACAAATTGTGGCTTTGAGTTTCCACTCGGCAGAATTACTATTAATTTGGCTCCAGCAGATGTAAGGAAGATAGGCTCCCTTTTAGATTTACCTATTGCACTTGGAATTCTTATGGAGTCTAATCAAATATTTAGGAAAGATATGAAGGAATATATAGTATTTGGAGAATTATCTCTATTTGGTGAACTGAAAGGAATAAAAGGGACGATACCTATAATAATTGAAGGTGTTAAGGAGAAGATTAATAAGTTTATTTTTCCTTATGACAATGTAGAAGAAAGTTATTATTTTGAAGGTGGAGAGTACTATCCTTTAAAAACTTTAAAAGAAGTAATTTCATATATTACATATGAGGATGTACTTCCTTATGAAGCAGATAATGAAATTAAAGTTTACGAAAGTGACGATTCATTAGATTATGGTGGTATTATAGGTCAGTATTCATCTAAAAGAGCACTAGAAATAGCAGCGGCTGGAAATCACAATGTTATTCTCTATGGAGAGCCTGGATGTGGTAAAACAATGCTTGCAAAAGCTTTAATATCAATTTTACCATCTTTATCTCAAGAAGAATTAATAGAAATTGCAAAGATTTATAGCGCAAGTGGTCTTATAACTAAAACTTCACATATTAGTAGACCTTTTAGATCTCCACATCATACAACTACAAGAGTAGCATTAATTGGCGGTGGAAAAGAAATAAAACCTGGTGAAATAACACTTGCACATAATGGAATATTATTCTTAGATGAAATTTTAGAATTTAAAAAGGAAGCTTTAGAATCTCTACGGGAACCTCTTGAAGAGAAATATGTAAATATAAATAGGATTAGTGGAAGTTATCAAATGCCTGCTAATTTTTTGCTTATTGGTGCGTTTAATCCTGTTGAAAACAATCAAGATAAAGAGTGTAGTGAGGATAACTATTATTTAAATACTAAGATTAAAAAATACTCTAAAAAGTTTTCAAGTGCGTTATTAGATAGGATTGATATTTTGAATTATGTTCCTAGATTGAATTATGATGAAATAAAGAATGAAAGAGACACCTATGATTCGAAAATTATGAGAGAAAATGTTCTTAGAGCTAGATTGATTCAAAAAGAAAGATTTAAAAATACAGCATATAAATATAATTCGGATATAAAAGGAAAGAATATTTTTGAAATATGCAGAGTTAATAATAAATGTACAGAAATTCTAAAACATTATTACAATGACTGCAATGTATCTTTAAGAGGATATGGTAAGGTAATAAAATTATCAAGAACAATAGCAGATATAGAAAATGAAAAAGATATACTAGAAGGACATCTTTTAGAAGCTTTTAGTTATAGAAAAAATATTAATGGAGAAATTATTTGA
- a CDS encoding YraN family protein yields MKKLNKEIGNYCENLAKKYLLDSNYHILDCNFRNFLGEIDIICVKDKILIIIEVKGRYNYDYGLPKESINLSKQKSIIKVTNSYIYYKKLININIRFDVIEVYLNNQNTLFKINHLKDAFRL; encoded by the coding sequence GTGAAAAAATTAAATAAAGAAATCGGAAATTATTGTGAAAATTTAGCTAAGAAATATTTACTTGACAGTAACTATCATATATTAGATTGTAATTTCAGAAATTTTTTAGGTGAGATTGATATTATTTGTGTTAAAGATAAGATACTAATAATTATTGAAGTGAAGGGTAGATATAATTATGATTATGGTTTACCTAAAGAATCAATTAATCTTTCAAAACAAAAATCAATAATAAAAGTTACTAACTCTTATATTTATTATAAAAAATTAATTAACATTAATATAAGATTTGATGTTATAGAAGTTTATTTAAACAATCAAAATACACTTTTTAAAATAAACCATCTAAAGGATGCTTTTAGACTATAA
- a CDS encoding ribonuclease HII — MKKLMMLLNKDTKVLSFSEIKEEINKISIVDLYKDGDSAKVIDWLDGDKRKNVLSLKNKIQRELDIYLNEIQRVKAMYDFDKSFGNYRYVAGVDEVGRGPLAGPIVACCVMLDLNVLDKDLILYVNDSKKVKESKREELSEIIKEKALSYHIAVSSNEEIDERGISYSNNKIFLESCNSLAIKPDLVLSDGYLVKNIEIENKAVIKGDTKSACIAAASIVAKVYRDNLMKEYAKKYPNYDFENNVGYGTSKHIEALKRYGKCDIHRNSFLTKLL; from the coding sequence ATGAAAAAACTAATGATGCTGTTGAATAAGGATACAAAGGTTTTGTCATTTTCAGAAATTAAAGAAGAAATAAATAAAATTTCCATAGTTGATTTATATAAAGATGGAGATAGTGCAAAAGTTATAGATTGGTTAGACGGCGATAAAAGAAAGAATGTATTATCTCTTAAAAATAAAATTCAAAGAGAATTAGATATATATTTAAATGAAATTCAACGAGTTAAAGCAATGTATGATTTTGATAAATCGTTTGGAAATTATAGATATGTGGCAGGTGTAGATGAAGTGGGAAGAGGGCCTCTTGCAGGTCCTATTGTTGCCTGCTGCGTTATGCTTGACTTAAATGTTTTAGATAAAGATTTGATTTTATATGTAAATGATTCTAAAAAAGTAAAAGAATCTAAGAGAGAAGAACTTTCTGAAATTATAAAAGAAAAAGCACTGAGTTATCATATAGCAGTTTCTTCAAATGAGGAAATAGATGAAAGGGGGATATCTTATTCTAATAATAAGATATTTTTAGAGAGCTGTAATTCACTTGCTATAAAGCCTGACTTAGTATTATCAGATGGATATTTAGTTAAGAATATTGAGATAGAAAATAAGGCGGTTATAAAAGGTGATACAAAAAGTGCTTGTATTGCTGCAGCATCAATTGTTGCGAAAGTATATAGAGATAATCTTATGAAAGAATATGCTAAAAAATATCCAAACTATGATTTTGAAAATAATGTTGGATATGGCACATCAAAACATATAGAAGCTTTAAAAAGATATGGAAAATGTGATATACATAGAAATAGCTTTTTAACAAAATTGTTATAA
- the ylqF gene encoding ribosome biogenesis GTPase YlqF, with translation MVINWFPGHMKKTQREIKENLALVDAVIEIRDARIPRSSANPDIEKLLEGKPRIILLNKSDLTDGNVTREWIKHLTKEDVRVLEVNCLKGDGLKNIKPELLILLKEKHDRLRTRGMVNITTRVMVVGIPNVGKSTFINKLGKNNIAKTGDRPGVTKSKQWIKTDIGIELLDTPGVLWPRFEDNRTALNLAFTGAIKDEIMDIEELALKLVERLQISYTAKLIERYKIAEVFENPVDTLDAIGKRRGTLISGGQIDYNRIAVILLDEFRGGKIGNISLERPGDEKTNDAVE, from the coding sequence ATGGTAATTAATTGGTTCCCGGGACATATGAAAAAAACTCAAAGAGAAATTAAAGAAAACTTAGCATTAGTTGATGCTGTTATTGAAATAAGAGATGCTAGAATTCCTAGAAGCTCAGCTAATCCAGATATTGAAAAGTTATTAGAAGGAAAACCTAGAATTATACTTTTAAACAAAAGTGATTTAACTGATGGTAATGTAACTAGAGAGTGGATTAAACATTTAACTAAAGAAGATGTTAGAGTACTCGAAGTCAACTGTTTAAAAGGTGATGGACTTAAAAATATAAAACCTGAGCTACTTATTCTTCTGAAAGAAAAGCATGATAGATTAAGAACAAGGGGTATGGTTAATATAACAACAAGAGTTATGGTTGTTGGAATACCTAATGTAGGGAAATCTACGTTTATAAATAAATTGGGAAAAAATAATATAGCTAAAACAGGAGATAGACCAGGTGTTACTAAGAGTAAACAATGGATAAAGACAGATATAGGAATTGAGCTTTTAGATACACCAGGAGTATTGTGGCCTAGATTTGAAGATAATAGAACAGCTTTAAATTTAGCTTTTACAGGCGCTATAAAAGATGAAATAATGGATATAGAAGAATTAGCCTTAAAGCTTGTAGAAAGACTGCAAATAAGTTATACAGCTAAATTAATAGAAAGATATAAAATAGCAGAAGTTTTTGAAAATCCAGTAGATACTTTAGATGCTATAGGCAAAAGGCGCGGAACTCTAATTTCAGGAGGACAAATTGACTATAATAGAATAGCAGTTATTTTACTTGATGAATTTAGAGGTGGAAAAATTGGAAACATTTCTTTAGAACGTCCGGGAGATGAAAAAACTAATGATGCTGTTGAATAA
- the rplS gene encoding 50S ribosomal protein L19 — MNEIIRAIEAEQIRTDLPNFKVGDNIKVYVKVKEGTRERVQMFEGTVMKKQNGGLRETFTVRRVALGTGVERTFPMNAPIIEKIEISRRGKVRRAKLYYLRDRVGKSAKVKELLTR; from the coding sequence ATGAACGAAATAATAAGAGCTATTGAAGCTGAACAAATCAGAACTGATCTACCAAACTTTAAGGTTGGAGACAACATAAAAGTTTATGTTAAGGTTAAAGAAGGTACAAGAGAAAGAGTACAAATGTTCGAAGGTACTGTAATGAAAAAACAAAATGGTGGATTAAGAGAAACTTTCACTGTAAGAAGAGTTGCTTTAGGAACTGGAGTTGAAAGAACTTTCCCAATGAATGCGCCAATTATCGAAAAAATCGAAATCTCAAGAAGAGGTAAAGTAAGAAGAGCTAAACTTTACTACTTAAGAGATAGAGTTGGTAAATCTGCTAAAGTTAAAGAATTATTAACTAGATAG
- the trmD gene encoding tRNA (guanosine(37)-N1)-methyltransferase TrmD gives MKISILTLFPEMFSIFDHSIIGRARENNLIDFSLLNIRDYTLNKHKKVDDSPYGGGAGMVMAPQPIVDSIRYAKENNKGKVIFLGPRGKTFNQEIAKELSKEDNLIFLCGHYEGIDERVYKHIDMELSLGDFVLTGGEMAAIPVIDSILRLIPGVLGKEESFMEESFYDGLLEYPQYTRPEDFEGDKVPEILLSGHHENIRKWRRVKSLNITKKNRPDLYKNITLTKEDIKILKNNTENSH, from the coding sequence ATGAAGATTAGTATATTGACATTATTTCCTGAGATGTTTTCTATTTTTGACCATAGTATTATAGGGAGAGCAAGAGAAAATAATTTAATTGACTTCAGTTTATTAAATATACGAGATTATACTTTAAATAAACATAAAAAAGTTGATGATTCTCCTTATGGTGGTGGTGCAGGAATGGTTATGGCACCTCAACCTATAGTTGATAGTATAAGGTATGCAAAAGAAAATAATAAAGGCAAGGTCATATTTTTAGGACCTAGAGGAAAGACTTTTAATCAAGAAATTGCAAAAGAACTTTCTAAAGAAGATAATCTTATATTTCTATGTGGACATTATGAAGGAATCGATGAAAGAGTTTATAAACATATAGACATGGAACTTTCACTTGGTGATTTTGTATTAACTGGAGGGGAAATGGCTGCAATTCCAGTTATAGACTCCATTCTAAGACTTATTCCAGGTGTTCTTGGAAAAGAAGAAAGTTTTATGGAAGAATCTTTTTATGATGGATTATTAGAATATCCACAATATACTAGACCCGAAGATTTTGAAGGAGATAAGGTTCCTGAAATATTATTATCTGGACATCATGAAAATATAAGAAAATGGAGAAGGGTTAAGTCTTTGAATATAACTAAAAAAAATAGGCCGGATTTATATAAAAATATAACTTTGACTAAAGAAGATATTAAGATTTTGAAGAATAATACAGAAAATTCACATTAA
- the rimM gene encoding ribosome maturation factor RimM (Essential for efficient processing of 16S rRNA): MDKLFKIGQIINTHGIKGEVKVYPLTEDINKFKRLKTVLVGGVEKNILGVKFQKDRVILKIEGIDSMNDAETYKEKYIEISIDKEPELPPDTYYVSDLKQCTVYDTGEKEIGRVFDVISTPNNDVYWIQQPKEVLIPVLRDIVLSIDINLKKIIIKPVGQWQDED, from the coding sequence TTGGATAAATTATTTAAAATTGGTCAAATTATAAATACCCATGGAATTAAAGGTGAAGTTAAAGTTTATCCTTTAACAGAAGATATTAACAAATTTAAACGTCTAAAAACTGTTTTAGTAGGTGGAGTGGAAAAGAATATATTAGGAGTTAAATTTCAAAAGGATAGAGTTATATTAAAAATAGAAGGAATAGACTCTATGAATGATGCTGAAACTTATAAGGAAAAATATATTGAAATTTCAATTGATAAAGAACCTGAACTTCCACCAGATACTTATTATGTTTCAGATTTAAAGCAATGTACAGTATATGATACTGGTGAAAAAGAAATTGGAAGAGTTTTTGATGTAATAAGCACTCCTAATAATGATGTATATTGGATTCAACAACCTAAGGAAGTATTAATACCAGTTCTTAGAGATATAGTACTTAGTATTGATATAAATCTAAAAAAAATCATTATTAAACCAGTTGGACAGTGGCAAGATGAAGATTAG
- a CDS encoding KH domain-containing protein has protein sequence MKELVEFIAKSLVDNPDSVVVNEVNGEQSIILKLTVAPEDMGKIIGKQGRIAKAIRTVIKAVAVKHNKRVIVEII, from the coding sequence ATGAAGGAATTAGTTGAATTTATCGCTAAATCCCTTGTTGACAACCCAGATTCAGTTGTTGTTAATGAAGTAAATGGAGAACAATCCATAATACTAAAATTAACAGTAGCACCAGAAGATATGGGGAAGATTATAGGTAAGCAAGGAAGAATTGCGAAGGCTATAAGAACAGTTATAAAGGCTGTAGCAGTTAAACATAATAAACGAGTTATAGTAGAAATCATCTAA
- the rpsP gene encoding 30S ribosomal protein S16: MAVKIRLRRMGSKKAPFYRIVVADSRAPRDGKFIEEIGYYNPLTEPIDFKVNEEKATAWIAKGAQQTDVIKRLFTNAGVTK; the protein is encoded by the coding sequence ATGGCAGTAAAAATTAGATTAAGAAGAATGGGTTCTAAAAAAGCACCTTTCTATAGAATAGTTGTTGCAGATTCAAGAGCACCAAGAGATGGTAAATTCATCGAAGAAATTGGATACTACAATCCATTAACTGAACCAATTGACTTTAAAGTTAATGAAGAAAAAGCTACAGCATGGATTGCTAAGGGAGCACAACAAACAGATGTAATTAAAAGACTTTTCACTAACGCAGGCGTTACTAAGTAA